The genomic DNA TCCTTCGACGCGCTCGACGGCGGCGGGCTGATCGGTCGGGAGTCGGGCGCCTTCACCTGGCAGGGCGTGACCCGGCCCGCCGAGCGGACGCTGCGTTACGAGCCGGGCGGCGGGCCGGGCCGGGTGGACGTGCGTTTCGCGGACGGCCGCCCCTTCCACGGCCTGGACCTGACCTCGGGACACCATGTGGCCGACCACCCATGCGCCGCCGACCTCTACCGGGGCGAGTTCACCGTCCGGGGCCCGGACCGCTGGCGGACCGTGTGGCGGGTGGGCGGCCCGGCCAAGGACCTGCTGCTCACAACGGATTACCTTCGCGAAACGCCGGATGCCTGACACCCTGGCCCGGTGCCCCCTCGAAGCGGAGGCTCCAGCGGCCCGCACGGCCCGTCACGGTGGTCGTCGACAGTGGGCGGACGTCCAGGTTCCAGTACGTTCCGGGCGGTGCCTTCAGCGCGTAGACCAGCGCGGCCCGGATGACGGAGGGCTCGGCCACGGCGACGATCCGGTCGCCGTCCTCCCCGGGGCGGGTGTCGAGCCAGCCGCCCACCCGGGTGATGAAGGCCAGCAGTGACTCCCCACCGTGCGGGGCCGACCGGGGATCGGCGAGCCAGGCGTCCACGGCCGCCGGTTCGCGAGCCATGGCCTCACCGAGCGTCAGACCCCGCCACCGGCCCATGTCACAGTCCCGCAGGGCCAGTTGGGACAGTGGCGCGCAGCCGAGGGCGTCACCGGTGGCGCGGCTGCGGGGCGTGGGCGAGCAGTAGCGCAACTCGGCGGCGGCAAGTGGCAGCAGGTCGCCCGCGGCGCGCAGCGCCTCGTCCCATCCGGCCTGGTCCAGCGGCCGCTCGTCGTCGAAGCGCTCGGCGAGCAGCGGTGAGCTGCGCGCAGCCGCGACGAACGTGACCCGAAGCGCCATGCGGTGATGGTGGAGCCGGAAGGAGTCCAGGTCAAGGGGTGTTACCTGTGGGTCACCCAGGGTGTGCCACGGTTCACCGACCGAAGGCGAACGCCATCCACTGGTCCGGCCGGTCCAGCGCCGTGAACCCGAGCTTCTCGTAGACCCCGTGCGCGTCGTGCGTCGCCAGCAGGATGCGGCGCAGTCCGTGCGGCGCCAGGTGCTCGCGCACGGCCGCGACGAGCGCCGTGCCGACACCCTTGGCCCGCACCGACGGATCGACGTACACGTCGCAGAGCCAGGCGAAG from Streptomyces sp. CB09001 includes the following:
- a CDS encoding DUF6314 family protein, producing MGELWPVPDVLAYLAGRWRTERSVRDLAGGLEGRFEGLTSFDALDGGGLIGRESGAFTWQGVTRPAERTLRYEPGGGPGRVDVRFADGRPFHGLDLTSGHHVADHPCAADLYRGEFTVRGPDRWRTVWRVGGPAKDLLLTTDYLRETPDA
- a CDS encoding histidine phosphatase family protein is translated as MALRVTFVAAARSSPLLAERFDDERPLDQAGWDEALRAAGDLLPLAAAELRYCSPTPRSRATGDALGCAPLSQLALRDCDMGRWRGLTLGEAMAREPAAVDAWLADPRSAPHGGESLLAFITRVGGWLDTRPGEDGDRIVAVAEPSVIRAALVYALKAPPGTYWNLDVRPLSTTTVTGRAGRWSLRFEGAPGQGVRHPAFREGNPL